The Vannielia litorea genome segment CGCCCGAGCAGGAGCGTAAATAGCGCGAGGCTGACCGCCACCAGACATGCCGCCTCCGCGAGGAACTGGAGCAGCGGTGGAATAGCGGCCTGCACCGAGCCACCGAAGAGCAAAACCAACGCCGTCTGGATGAAGACGAAGAGCGCGTCGAAACCAACGATCCCGGGGGTCAGTAGCCGGTTCTCCGTCAAGGTCTGAAAGATCACCGTGGCAGCCCCGATGGCCGCGCCGACCACCACGAGCGAGGCAAGTTTGCCTACCCGCAGGGTCAGGATGAACTCCACCGGTGCCTTCAAATTCCACGCAAGGAAAAGGGCCGCGAGGCCTGTCAGCATCAGTGCCAGGGGGATGAGGCGGCGGCGGTCAGGCATGAGCACGTCGCGGAGCGGCATTGAGCAGCCACAGAAACACGCCCGCACCGAAAACGGCAAAGATCGTACCGGCCGGAATTTCGTAGGGCCAACGGATCAGGCGACCGAGAATATCGCACGCCAGAACCGCACTTGCCCCGAGCCATGCGGTAAGCGGCAGATTACGGCGTAGATTGTCTCCCCGAAGCCGCGAGATGATGTTGGGCACCACAAGCCCGACAAAAGGGATGGCCCCAACCGTCACGACAACGGCAGCGGTGATGATGGCCACCAGCAGCAACCCGGCCAGCAGGGTTTGCCGGTAGTTCAGCCCGAGGCTGCGCGCCGCGTCTTCGCCCAGTCCCAGCAGGGTAATGCGGTCTGCGGCCAGGTAGAGCAACGGGGCCAGAACGGCCACAATCCAGAGCAGTTCATAGCGGCCCGCCAGCACGCCCGAAAACTCGCCCGACATCCACGTGCCAAGATACTGAACAAGGTCGGTTGTCCAGGCGACCCACAGCGCTGCCGCCCCCAGAATTCCGCCGTAGATCAGCCCGACCAGCGGCAGCAGCACGGGATCGCGCCGAGGCACGTGTCGGGCCAAAGCCATGAAGCAGAGCGTGCCAACGAGCGCTGCGGCAGCGGCCACGCTCATCTTGACCATCATTGATGCGCCCGGTGCAATCAGAGTGACCGCAAGCAGCCCGAGCATGGCCGCCTCTGGCGTGCCGACAAGCCCCGGCTCAACCAGCCGGTTCTGCACCGCCATCTGCACGACCACGCCAGCCAGCGCCAATCCGGCTCCGGCCAACAAGGCGGCAAGAGTGCGCGGCAGGCGGCTGACGGCAATCAGCAGGCCGCCATCGACATCACCCGAAAAGAGGCTCGCCGCCCCGATCAGCACCGAGGCGCAGATCAGGGCGGCGAGGATCAGTCCGGCGGCCAGCCAGAGCGTGACCGGTTTCAATTGCTGGCTGCGGCGCCTTCCAGCGCCTCGGTGACCTCACCGATCGTCCCAAGCATCGAGTTGATGCCGCCGCCTGCGATGTAGAGGCGCGCGCTCTCAAGATAGACGATCTGCCCGTTCTGGCCCGCCGTGGTGCCAGCGATCAGAGGCGTGTCCAGCACAGCGCTGGCCGCTTCGCCTTCTTGGCCAATGGCGGCGCCACGGTCGATCACCAGAATCCAATCCGGGTTCACCTCGGCAACAAATTCGAAGGACACTGCCTCGCCGTGGGTTTCCGCAGTCAGATCGGGGTAGGCTTCGGGCAGTCCGAGCGTGCTATGCAGCCACCCGAAGCGGCTATCATCGCCATAGGCAGAAATCTTTCCACCATTCACCAGCAGGATCAGAGCGTCACCTTTGCCTTCTGCCGCAGCTTTTGCCCCCTCGACGGCCGCATCGAGCTCACCGACGAGTTCAGCGGCCTTACCTTCCCTGGCAAAAAGCTTGCCGTAGGCTTCCAGCCGCGCGCGGCCCTGGCCCACGACATCTTCCCAGATCGTCATATCGACGGTCGGAGCGATCTGTGAAAGCGGCTCGACCTGCGCCTGTGACCGGCCGCCAGCGACAATCAGGCTCGGGCCAAGGCTCGCGATGGCTTCGAAGTCGGGCTCAAACAGGCTGCCAACCGGCTGAGCCGAGGCAAACACATCCGCCAGGTAGGCCGGCGGGGTGAACTGCGGCACCGCGTCAATGGAAACGCCCAAGGCAGAAAGCGAGTCGATTGCGGCGATATCGAGCACAACAACCTTCTCAGGCGCCTGCGGAACGCTGACCGGGCCTGCATAGGTCTCGATTTCGACGGTTTGCGCAGCCAGCGCGGCGGGTGTCAGAGCCAGTGCAGCCAATGTGGCGAGGCGATTCATCGGGGTCTCCTGGGGTTCGGAATCGGGCTGGACAATCCCGATGGATTTCATCAGGATTATTTCCGACAGAAAAACTCAGAGACAAGCAAGATGCAAGAGCAACTCCACGACACCGGCAGATTTGCCACCCAAAGCGCAAGCAAGTACCTGCAACAGCTCTGCAAACACT includes the following:
- a CDS encoding ABC transporter permease — translated: MKPVTLWLAAGLILAALICASVLIGAASLFSGDVDGGLLIAVSRLPRTLAALLAGAGLALAGVVVQMAVQNRLVEPGLVGTPEAAMLGLLAVTLIAPGASMMVKMSVAAAAALVGTLCFMALARHVPRRDPVLLPLVGLIYGGILGAAALWVAWTTDLVQYLGTWMSGEFSGVLAGRYELLWIVAVLAPLLYLAADRITLLGLGEDAARSLGLNYRQTLLAGLLLVAIITAAVVVTVGAIPFVGLVVPNIISRLRGDNLRRNLPLTAWLGASAVLACDILGRLIRWPYEIPAGTIFAVFGAGVFLWLLNAAPRRAHA
- a CDS encoding siderophore ABC transporter substrate-binding protein, with amino-acid sequence MKSIGIVQPDSEPQETPMNRLATLAALALTPAALAAQTVEIETYAGPVSVPQAPEKVVVLDIAAIDSLSALGVSIDAVPQFTPPAYLADVFASAQPVGSLFEPDFEAIASLGPSLIVAGGRSQAQVEPLSQIAPTVDMTIWEDVVGQGRARLEAYGKLFAREGKAAELVGELDAAVEGAKAAAEGKGDALILLVNGGKISAYGDDSRFGWLHSTLGLPEAYPDLTAETHGEAVSFEFVAEVNPDWILVIDRGAAIGQEGEAASAVLDTPLIAGTTAGQNGQIVYLESARLYIAGGGINSMLGTIGEVTEALEGAAASN